A stretch of the Nitratireductor thuwali genome encodes the following:
- a CDS encoding RT0821/Lpp0805 family surface protein: MKSAALAMLSAIALSGCAAGVLGAPPEPNALTQPDAAGQQPISGIVGAGLLMSGLGDDLSRSEKIAALAAEYKALETGMAGEAVTWRDEKSGRAGTVIAAQPYRVGSQDCRPFTHMIEDNGQSRSVRGTACRNQDGSWTLLN, translated from the coding sequence ATGAAATCTGCGGCACTGGCTATGCTTTCCGCGATCGCGCTATCCGGCTGCGCCGCGGGCGTCCTCGGCGCCCCCCCGGAGCCCAATGCGCTGACGCAGCCCGACGCGGCCGGGCAGCAGCCCATCAGCGGCATCGTGGGGGCGGGACTGTTGATGAGCGGCCTCGGCGACGATCTCAGCCGAAGCGAAAAGATCGCCGCGCTCGCAGCGGAGTATAAGGCGCTGGAAACGGGCATGGCTGGCGAAGCGGTTACCTGGCGCGACGAGAAATCGGGGCGTGCGGGAACGGTCATCGCGGCGCAGCCTTACCGTGTCGGATCGCAGGATTGCCGGCCCTTCACGCATATGATCGAGGACAACGGGCAAAGCCGGTCCGTGCGTGGCACCGCCTGCCGTAACCAGGATGGCAGCTGGACGCTCTTAAACTGA
- the ccmI gene encoding c-type cytochrome biogenesis protein CcmI: MFWIFAALLTFAASLAVMRPFLRKNSGPVEGTQHDIAVYRDQLAELEREHERGLLDRREAEEARAEIGRRILALQKSEPSRQPPGSYRSMLVKIVAIAAVLSVPAVSWATYQLIGRPDMPAQPLAARLEKDPAQASLEELLKRAENYLAENPQDARGWDTLGPVYLRLGRYRDAANAFQKAIDTAGSTAEREAALGEALVGVGEGVVTGEAEAAFTRAREHDPENPRARFYLGMAAAQEGDNARAGEIWRAMAEELDDASPWREAAASALASLPGAETQAGPSRNAAAADGMSAVERQRMIEGMVASLDAKLRDNPRDAEGWRRLIRSYVVLDRPSDAENALERALAAFEAGSAEADALSAFAKELGVSSTE, translated from the coding sequence ATGTTCTGGATCTTTGCCGCACTGCTCACATTTGCCGCTTCTCTGGCGGTGATGCGCCCCTTCCTGCGCAAGAATTCCGGGCCTGTGGAGGGCACCCAGCACGACATCGCCGTCTATCGCGACCAGCTTGCCGAGCTCGAGCGCGAACACGAGCGCGGACTGCTCGACCGACGCGAGGCCGAAGAGGCGCGGGCTGAAATCGGCCGGCGCATCCTGGCGCTCCAGAAGAGCGAGCCGTCTCGGCAACCGCCCGGCAGCTACCGGAGCATGCTCGTCAAGATCGTGGCGATCGCCGCCGTTCTTTCGGTGCCGGCGGTGAGCTGGGCAACGTATCAGCTCATCGGCCGGCCGGACATGCCGGCGCAGCCGCTCGCGGCGCGGCTCGAGAAGGATCCTGCCCAGGCTTCGCTGGAGGAACTGCTTAAACGCGCCGAAAACTATCTCGCCGAAAACCCGCAGGACGCGCGCGGCTGGGACACGCTGGGTCCCGTCTATCTCCGCCTAGGACGGTATCGGGACGCGGCCAACGCGTTTCAGAAGGCGATCGACACGGCCGGCAGCACCGCCGAACGCGAAGCCGCCCTTGGCGAAGCCCTCGTCGGCGTCGGGGAGGGCGTGGTGACCGGCGAGGCCGAGGCGGCGTTCACGCGGGCCCGCGAGCACGATCCGGAAAATCCCCGCGCCCGCTTCTATCTCGGCATGGCGGCTGCGCAGGAAGGCGACAATGCGCGCGCCGGCGAAATATGGCGCGCCATGGCGGAGGAACTCGACGATGCCTCCCCCTGGAGGGAAGCGGCCGCTTCCGCCCTTGCGAGCCTTCCGGGGGCCGAGACGCAGGCGGGCCCCTCCCGGAACGCCGCGGCGGCCGACGGCATGTCGGCGGTCGAGCGTCAGCGGATGATCGAGGGCATGGTGGCCAGCCTCGACGCGAAGCTCCGCGACAATCCGCGGGATGCGGAGGGTTGGCGCCGTCTGATAAGATCCTATGTCGTGCTCGACAGGCCATCGGACGCTGAAAACGCCCTTGAGCGCGCGCTGGCAGCTTTCGAAGCCGGCAGCGCGGAGGCGGATGCGCTGAGCGCCTTCGCGAAGGAACTGGGCGTTTCGTCAACGGAATAG
- a CDS encoding response regulator transcription factor translates to MRVLVVEDDQDLNRQICDALGDAGYVVDRAFDGEEGHFLGDTEPYDAVVLDIGLPQMDGISVLERWRQDGRVMPVLILTARDRWSDKVSGIDAGADDYVTKPFHMEEVLARLRALIRRAAGHATSELVCGPLRVDTKSSRADIGGVSLKLTSHEYRMLAYLMHHKGSVVSRTELVEHLYDQDFDRDSNTIEVFVGRLRKKLGVDLIETVRGMGYRMREPDA, encoded by the coding sequence ATGCGAGTTCTCGTTGTCGAAGACGATCAGGATCTCAACCGGCAGATTTGTGACGCTCTCGGCGATGCGGGTTATGTAGTGGACCGAGCCTTCGATGGCGAGGAAGGCCACTTCCTCGGCGATACCGAACCCTATGATGCGGTGGTCCTCGACATCGGCCTTCCGCAGATGGACGGGATCAGCGTCCTGGAGCGCTGGCGGCAGGACGGCCGTGTCATGCCCGTACTCATCCTGACCGCGCGCGACCGCTGGAGCGACAAGGTTTCCGGGATCGACGCCGGTGCGGACGACTATGTGACGAAGCCGTTCCATATGGAAGAAGTGCTGGCGCGCCTGCGGGCGCTCATACGCCGGGCCGCCGGCCATGCGACATCGGAGCTGGTTTGCGGGCCGCTGCGCGTCGACACCAAATCCTCGCGGGCCGATATCGGCGGCGTCTCGCTGAAGCTTACCTCGCACGAATACAGGATGCTGGCCTATCTGATGCACCACAAGGGCTCCGTCGTCTCGCGCACGGAGCTTGTCGAGCATCTCTACGATCAGGACTTCGACCGTGATTCGAATACGATCGAGGTTTTCGTGGGCCGGCTCAGGAAGAAGCTCGGCGTCGACCTGATAGAAACGGTTCGGGGCATGGGATACCGCATGCGCGAGCCGGATGCCTAA
- a CDS encoding heme lyase CcmF/NrfE family subunit yields the protein MSVELGHFALILAFALSLVQASVPLVGARLGDRRLMQISEPAAMTGFALISFAFAALMLAYVQSDFSVLNVWENSHSAKPLLFKLTGTWGNHEGSMLLWVLILALFGAMVAFFGSNLPPSLRANVLAVQGMIASAFLLFILATSNPFARLQPAPIEGRDLNPILQDVGLAVHPPLLYLGYVGFSISFSFAVAALLDGRIDAAWARWVRPWTLAAWAFLTGGIAMGSYWAYYELGWGGFWFWDPVENASFLPWLSGTALLHSALVMEKRGALKIWTVLLAILTFSLSLLGTFLVRSGVLTSVHTFASDPARGVFILAILMLFIGGALALFAWRASALAPGGLFHPISREGALVLNNLLLTTAAATVLVGTLYPLLVEAVTGDKISVGAPFFNLTFVPLFLPLLLAMPFGPVLAWKRGDLVAATQRLHLAFAVAAIAGFMVYFLVDRATAFAAIGVGIGLWLVCGAIADLAVKAGAGKVGLGVGLRRLWGLPRAMKGTALAHAGMGLTVLGIVCVTTLEAERIVTMQPGDRVEISDFSLRFEGMRPFTGPNYSEEQAFFTLFSSGGREIGEIVSSKRFYTARGMPTTEAGIETLLLSQLYVSIGDATSAGGLVVRVWWKPMVTLIWLGALVMMIGGTVSLLDRRLRIGAPKASPKRLATAGEGR from the coding sequence ATGAGCGTCGAACTCGGCCATTTTGCGCTGATACTGGCTTTCGCCCTGTCTCTGGTGCAGGCCTCGGTGCCGCTGGTCGGCGCGCGCCTGGGCGATCGGCGCCTCATGCAGATCAGCGAGCCGGCAGCGATGACCGGCTTCGCCCTGATCTCCTTCGCCTTTGCGGCCCTGATGCTGGCTTACGTCCAGTCGGACTTCTCGGTGCTCAATGTGTGGGAAAACTCCCACTCGGCCAAGCCGCTCCTGTTCAAGCTGACCGGCACCTGGGGCAATCACGAAGGATCCATGCTTCTGTGGGTTCTCATCCTTGCACTATTCGGCGCGATGGTGGCCTTCTTCGGAAGCAATCTGCCGCCCTCGCTGCGTGCCAATGTGCTTGCGGTGCAGGGGATGATCGCATCGGCCTTCCTGCTGTTCATCCTTGCAACCTCCAATCCCTTCGCCCGGCTGCAGCCCGCGCCCATCGAGGGCCGCGACTTGAACCCGATCCTGCAGGATGTGGGGTTGGCTGTTCATCCGCCGCTGCTTTATCTCGGCTATGTCGGCTTTTCGATCTCCTTCTCCTTCGCCGTCGCGGCGCTGCTGGACGGGCGCATCGACGCCGCCTGGGCGCGCTGGGTGCGCCCCTGGACGCTCGCCGCATGGGCCTTCCTCACCGGCGGCATCGCCATGGGGTCCTACTGGGCCTATTACGAGCTCGGCTGGGGCGGTTTCTGGTTCTGGGACCCCGTCGAGAACGCATCCTTCCTGCCGTGGCTATCCGGAACGGCGCTGCTGCATTCGGCGCTCGTCATGGAAAAACGCGGCGCCCTCAAGATATGGACGGTCCTGCTTGCCATCCTGACATTCTCGCTCTCCCTGCTCGGCACCTTCCTGGTGCGCTCGGGCGTGCTTACTTCCGTCCACACATTCGCGAGCGATCCGGCCCGCGGCGTTTTCATCCTCGCGATCCTGATGCTTTTCATCGGCGGCGCACTGGCGCTGTTCGCCTGGCGCGCATCCGCGCTTGCTCCGGGCGGGCTGTTCCATCCGATATCGCGGGAAGGCGCGCTGGTTCTCAACAACCTGCTGCTCACCACGGCCGCCGCGACGGTGCTTGTCGGAACACTCTACCCGCTGCTCGTGGAGGCCGTGACGGGCGACAAGATCTCGGTCGGCGCCCCGTTCTTCAATCTTACCTTCGTGCCGCTCTTTCTTCCTCTGCTGCTGGCCATGCCTTTCGGTCCCGTGCTGGCCTGGAAGCGCGGCGACCTGGTTGCCGCGACGCAGCGCCTCCACCTTGCATTCGCGGTGGCGGCCATCGCCGGCTTCATGGTCTATTTCCTCGTCGACCGGGCGACGGCCTTCGCAGCCATTGGCGTTGGCATCGGTCTCTGGCTGGTCTGCGGGGCCATAGCCGATCTGGCCGTCAAGGCGGGGGCCGGCAAGGTCGGGCTGGGCGTCGGGCTGCGCCGCCTGTGGGGCCTGCCGCGCGCCATGAAGGGCACCGCGCTGGCCCATGCCGGCATGGGCCTGACGGTGCTCGGCATCGTCTGCGTGACCACGCTGGAAGCCGAGCGCATCGTAACGATGCAGCCCGGCGACAGGGTCGAGATCAGCGATTTCTCGTTGCGCTTCGAAGGCATGCGTCCTTTCACCGGCCCGAATTATTCGGAGGAGCAGGCCTTCTTCACGCTGTTCTCCAGCGGCGGTCGGGAGATCGGCGAAATCGTCTCGTCCAAGCGCTTCTACACGGCGCGCGGCATGCCCACGACCGAGGCCGGCATCGAGACGCTCCTCCTCAGCCAGCTCTATGTTTCTATCGGCGACGCGACGTCGGCCGGCGGCCTGGTGGTCAGGGTATGGTGGAAGCCGATGGTGACGCTCATCTGGCTCGGCGCCCTGGTGATGATGATCGGCGGCACCGTTTCGCTTCTCGACCGGCGGCTTCGCATCGGAGCGCCCAAGGCAAGCCCCAAGCGCCTCGCAACCGCGGGAGAAGGCAGATGA
- a CDS encoding baseplate multidomain protein megatron, with protein sequence MATIVLQAAGAFLGGVLGPVGSAIGSAAGALAGYAIDRALIEGTKRYEGPRLGAARPFSAEDGAPLPRVYGTMRIGGTLIWATRFEEASTTTRQGGKGGPKVTTYSYFANAAFALCQGEIAGVRRIWADGREIDQTKVEIRVYRGGRNQPVDPLIEAKQGAGNAPAYRGTAYAVIERLPIDEYGNRLPQFQFEVVRTAGLLNERVRSVALIPGATEYGLSPTLVTKEIAPGETEAVNRHTLGGGTDLDASLDELQALCPNLKTVSLVVTWFGTDLRAAACRIEPMVTQASPGGLSQSWFSSGISRAQARVVSQVDGRAAFGGTPSDRSVMDAISAIRGRGLKVALYPFIMMDVPPGNGLPDPYGGAAQAVYPWRGRISCHPAPGQPGTVDKTPAARVQIENLVGNAEPGQFSAAGDTIPFVGSPGEWSYRRFILHYAHLAVAAGGVDGFLLGSELRGLTAVRENQNRFPFVEALEALAGEVRALIGEGPVLTYGADWTEYFGHQPADGSGDVFFHLDSLWAHPAINSVAIDNYMPLSDWRDEDIGGGNPDGFASPYDIERMRAAITSGEGFDWYYASAADRAARLRTPISDGAYGEPWVYRYKDLKSWWSNQHFNRIGGVQQPSPTAWQPKSKPIHFTELGCAAVDKGPNQPNVFPDPKSSENALPYFSSGGRSDMAQYALLSAHYDHWLESGEEANPVSPVYGGTMVDTDEISIWAWDARPFPSFPLFADTWGDGANWTTGHWLNGRLSGVALRDLIQAVLADHGLPPADTDGVDGMVSGYLVAQPATARAVLDPLVGLFRLSVRETAEGLVFATEGASAGEAAIAGDRVLPADSAVVERVRRPDHEMPKYVQVDFRDEMNEHRSATAAAGYLGAEGNGTSYVGFPGVLPQEEAERLADDWVRRLWAGREQVRFSLPLQRQAIHPGTVLKLDAEGPEYVVEEVEDGLVRSVRARRLVRIAPSTPAKPLPDRSQPPVYADSRPHALMLDLPLRGGSDKVEDQLRIAARARPWKTQALLASPEDTGFELRTTLPQRATMGTLVTALPMGAAAGRIDRSAAVDVRLLDGELASVSRTQLLSGANAAAIRSHIGIWEIVQFEAAEEVSAGTWHLTGLLRGQLGTDDAMAAGAEAGSPFVLLDDAVAPAGLRPSEIGLELNWRVGHAGGDISADAFTQVTAAGGLRALTPLSPVHLAGRAGQDGLAVNWIRRGRIDGDSWLGEDIPLGEAQELYRIDVAPPGGSPVRSETVGNSQWNYTIEMAIDDFGTLPETVEITVRQISETVGPGLPARRAFAVG encoded by the coding sequence ATGGCCACGATCGTTCTCCAGGCCGCGGGCGCGTTTCTCGGTGGCGTGCTCGGGCCGGTCGGGTCGGCTATCGGCTCGGCCGCCGGCGCATTGGCAGGCTACGCCATCGACCGGGCCCTGATCGAGGGCACCAAGCGCTATGAAGGTCCACGGCTCGGAGCGGCGCGTCCCTTTTCGGCCGAAGACGGCGCGCCCCTTCCGCGCGTTTATGGAACGATGCGTATCGGGGGCACGCTGATCTGGGCAACCCGCTTCGAGGAAGCCAGCACGACCACCAGGCAGGGCGGCAAGGGCGGACCGAAGGTTACCACCTATAGCTATTTCGCCAATGCCGCCTTCGCGCTGTGCCAAGGCGAGATCGCGGGAGTGCGCCGAATCTGGGCAGACGGGCGCGAGATCGACCAGACGAAGGTGGAGATTCGCGTCTATCGGGGCGGGAGGAACCAGCCCGTCGATCCGCTGATCGAGGCCAAGCAGGGCGCCGGCAACGCGCCGGCCTATCGCGGGACGGCCTATGCGGTGATAGAGCGGCTGCCGATCGACGAATACGGCAATCGGCTTCCGCAGTTTCAGTTCGAGGTGGTCCGCACCGCCGGCCTTTTGAACGAGCGCGTGCGGTCGGTGGCGCTGATACCGGGCGCCACGGAATACGGCTTGTCGCCGACACTGGTGACGAAGGAGATCGCGCCGGGTGAGACCGAAGCCGTCAACCGCCATACGCTGGGCGGCGGTACCGATCTTGACGCCTCGCTCGACGAATTGCAGGCGCTGTGCCCCAATCTGAAGACGGTCTCGCTGGTGGTAACGTGGTTCGGCACCGACCTGCGGGCTGCGGCTTGCCGCATCGAGCCGATGGTGACGCAGGCCAGTCCCGGCGGCCTGTCGCAGTCCTGGTTCAGTTCGGGGATATCGCGGGCACAGGCGCGGGTCGTCTCCCAGGTGGACGGTCGCGCCGCGTTCGGCGGCACGCCCTCCGACCGTTCGGTGATGGATGCGATAAGCGCCATCAGGGGCCGCGGCCTAAAGGTGGCGCTCTACCCGTTCATCATGATGGATGTGCCGCCGGGAAACGGCCTGCCGGATCCCTACGGAGGCGCAGCGCAGGCCGTCTATCCCTGGCGGGGGCGCATCAGCTGCCATCCGGCGCCGGGGCAGCCGGGCACGGTCGACAAGACGCCGGCTGCGCGCGTGCAGATCGAGAACCTGGTGGGCAACGCCGAGCCGGGGCAGTTTTCCGCTGCTGGCGACACGATCCCGTTTGTCGGCAGTCCGGGTGAATGGAGCTATCGGCGCTTCATCCTGCATTACGCCCACCTTGCTGTCGCAGCCGGCGGTGTCGACGGCTTTCTCCTAGGCTCGGAACTGCGCGGGCTGACCGCGGTGCGGGAGAACCAGAACCGGTTTCCATTCGTCGAGGCGCTGGAGGCATTGGCCGGCGAGGTGCGCGCGCTGATCGGGGAAGGGCCGGTTCTCACCTATGGCGCCGACTGGACCGAATATTTCGGGCATCAGCCGGCGGACGGAAGCGGTGACGTGTTCTTCCATCTGGACAGCCTGTGGGCGCATCCGGCTATCAATTCGGTGGCCATCGACAATTACATGCCGCTGTCGGACTGGCGCGACGAGGATATCGGCGGCGGCAATCCGGACGGTTTCGCAAGCCCCTACGATATCGAAAGGATGCGGGCGGCGATCACATCCGGCGAGGGGTTCGACTGGTATTACGCCAGCGCTGCGGACCGCGCCGCGCGCCTGCGGACGCCCATTTCCGACGGGGCCTACGGTGAGCCATGGGTCTATCGGTACAAGGACTTGAAGAGCTGGTGGTCCAACCAGCATTTCAACCGGATCGGTGGCGTGCAGCAGCCATCGCCGACGGCGTGGCAGCCGAAATCCAAGCCCATCCACTTCACTGAACTCGGCTGCGCGGCGGTGGACAAGGGACCGAACCAGCCGAACGTCTTTCCCGATCCCAAATCGTCGGAGAACGCGCTGCCCTATTTTTCCTCGGGCGGGCGCTCGGACATGGCGCAGTATGCGCTGCTTTCGGCGCACTACGATCACTGGTTGGAGAGTGGCGAGGAAGCCAATCCTGTTTCTCCCGTCTATGGCGGGACGATGGTCGATACGGATGAAATCAGCATCTGGGCCTGGGATGCCCGGCCGTTCCCTTCCTTTCCCCTGTTCGCCGATACGTGGGGCGACGGCGCGAACTGGACGACCGGCCATTGGCTGAACGGACGGCTGAGCGGCGTCGCGCTTCGCGACCTCATCCAGGCTGTCCTGGCCGACCACGGGCTGCCGCCGGCAGATACGGACGGCGTGGACGGCATGGTGTCGGGCTATCTGGTTGCGCAGCCCGCGACGGCGCGCGCAGTTCTAGATCCCCTGGTCGGCCTCTTCCGGCTGTCCGTGCGGGAGACGGCCGAGGGGCTCGTGTTCGCGACCGAAGGCGCCAGTGCCGGCGAAGCCGCAATCGCGGGAGATCGGGTGCTTCCGGCGGATTCGGCGGTGGTGGAGCGGGTGCGCCGGCCCGACCACGAAATGCCGAAATACGTCCAGGTGGATTTTCGCGATGAGATGAACGAGCACCGCTCGGCCACGGCGGCGGCCGGGTATCTGGGGGCCGAGGGAAACGGCACGAGCTATGTAGGCTTCCCCGGCGTCCTGCCTCAGGAAGAGGCCGAGCGGCTGGCCGACGACTGGGTGCGGCGCCTGTGGGCGGGGCGGGAACAGGTGCGGTTCTCGCTGCCCCTCCAGCGGCAGGCGATCCATCCGGGAACGGTATTGAAGCTCGATGCCGAGGGGCCCGAATATGTGGTCGAGGAGGTGGAGGACGGTCTTGTACGCAGTGTGAGGGCGCGGCGGCTGGTGCGGATCGCGCCGTCGACGCCGGCCAAACCCTTGCCCGACCGGTCCCAGCCGCCTGTCTATGCCGACAGCCGGCCGCACGCCCTGATGCTCGACCTGCCGCTGCGCGGCGGCTCGGACAAGGTCGAGGACCAGCTTCGCATCGCCGCTCGCGCCAGGCCATGGAAAACGCAGGCTCTTCTGGCCTCGCCCGAGGATACGGGGTTCGAACTGCGCACGACGCTGCCGCAGCGCGCGACCATGGGGACGCTGGTCACAGCGTTGCCCATGGGCGCGGCCGCCGGACGGATCGACCGGTCGGCGGCCGTCGATGTGCGTCTCCTCGACGGCGAACTGGCGAGCGTTTCGCGCACGCAGTTGCTGAGCGGTGCGAACGCGGCGGCGATACGGTCGCATATCGGCATCTGGGAAATCGTCCAGTTCGAAGCTGCCGAGGAGGTATCCGCCGGGACATGGCATCTTACGGGCCTGTTGCGCGGGCAGCTCGGCACCGACGACGCCATGGCGGCGGGCGCGGAGGCCGGATCCCCGTTCGTGCTGCTTGACGATGCGGTGGCGCCCGCGGGGCTGCGGCCGAGCGAGATCGGCCTGGAGCTGAACTGGCGGGTGGGGCATGCCGGTGGCGACATCTCGGCGGACGCGTTCACGCAGGTGACAGCGGCTGGCGGCCTGCGCGCCTTGACGCCCCTGTCGCCGGTCCATCTCGCCGGCCGGGCCGGTCAGGACGGCCTTGCCGTCAACTGGATACGCCGTGGCCGCATCGACGGCGATAGCTGGCTGGGCGAGGACATTCCGCTTGGCGAGGCGCAGGAACTCTATCGGATCGACGTGGCGCCGCCGGGCGGCAGTCCTGTGCGCAGCGAGACGGTCGGGAACAGCCAATGGAACTACACGATCGAGATGGCGATCGACGATTTCGGCACGCTGCCGGAAACGGTCGAGATCACCGTCCGCCAGATCAGCGAGACAGTCGGCCCGGGCCTGCCGGCGCGCCGCGCCTTCGCCGTCGGCTGA
- a CDS encoding cytochrome c-type biogenesis protein: MTIRRFVLIAIAALLLAAGGRGAGAVQPDEILSDPVLEQRARDLSAGLRCMVCQNQSIDDSDAELARDLRVLVRERLAAGDSDAEVIDYVVSRYGEFVLLQPRVSPRNALLWATPALILLAGGLVLAVGVLRRRKKTPAPLTPEEVAALKGILNERD, translated from the coding sequence ATGACCATTCGGCGCTTCGTGCTGATCGCCATCGCCGCGCTGCTGCTGGCAGCAGGGGGGCGAGGGGCGGGCGCGGTACAGCCCGACGAGATACTTTCCGATCCGGTGCTGGAACAGCGGGCACGGGACCTGTCGGCCGGACTGCGCTGCATGGTCTGCCAGAACCAGTCCATCGACGATTCCGACGCCGAGCTGGCGCGGGATCTGCGCGTTCTGGTGCGCGAACGCCTTGCGGCGGGCGACAGCGATGCCGAGGTAATCGACTATGTCGTCTCGCGCTATGGCGAGTTCGTTCTGCTGCAGCCGCGCGTCAGCCCGCGCAATGCGCTGCTCTGGGCCACGCCCGCCTTGATCCTGCTTGCCGGCGGCCTCGTGCTTGCCGTTGGCGTGTTGCGGCGCAGGAAGAAGACCCCGGCGCCTCTGACGCCCGAGGAAGTGGCGGCACTAAAAGGCATCCTCAACGAGCGGGACTGA
- the ccmE gene encoding cytochrome c maturation protein CcmE codes for MTRKQKRLAVIGTGMGFLALAALLVFYALGQKTSYFYMPADLLTRPAAAGDRIRLGGLVEAGSVVRGEGTQVRFAINDADNSVQVTYNGILPDLFREGQGVVTEGMLGTDGVFVADTVLAKHDENYMPREMAESLKERGVWQEQ; via the coding sequence GTGACCCGCAAGCAAAAACGTTTAGCCGTCATCGGCACGGGCATGGGCTTTCTGGCGCTTGCGGCGCTGCTCGTCTTCTATGCGCTGGGTCAGAAAACGTCCTACTTCTATATGCCCGCCGACCTGCTGACCCGGCCGGCCGCGGCCGGCGACCGCATCAGGCTTGGCGGTCTGGTGGAGGCCGGTTCCGTCGTGCGTGGCGAGGGGACGCAGGTGCGCTTTGCCATCAACGATGCCGACAACTCCGTGCAGGTCACCTATAACGGCATCCTGCCGGACCTCTTCCGGGAAGGGCAGGGCGTCGTGACGGAGGGCATGCTGGGCACCGACGGCGTCTTTGTCGCCGATACGGTGCTGGCCAAGCACGACGAGAACTATATGCCGCGAGAGATGGCGGAGAGCCTGAAGGAGCGGGGCGTTTGGCAGGAACAATGA
- a CDS encoding ATP-binding protein, with the protein MPNGRQPNVFSNGTLRDRLKRVVGMVTFRVVAFSSAWAIIALVVIATVSSALFRQVSHRGFDSVLSAHLFNLIASVSASETGRLSGTPNLGDLRFSQPLSGWYWSVEPASQALRNSLHSPSLAASAPPDVPDNVPFDENFQREYVVTGPGGEQVEVLEAEVVLGEDERIARFRVMGNLSELEEEIAAFARRLFGYLAIFGLGMILINVVAILLALRPLRGIRHALANIRAGSAERLAGPFPTEIAPLAEETNALIESNRRIVERSRKQVGNLAHSLKTPLAVLMNEGDALGGERGRLIAGQAAAMQTQIDHYLQRARAAAQHGTLSFRTPVNATLERLARVTAKLNSDRRLDLKLPDAELVFAGEREDLEEIAGNLLENAMKWSRSRVVLSLHAVSGEEGSEGCFSIVIEDDGPGIPPEQARQALKRGRRLDESKPGTGLGLAIVADLVEEYNGKLALERSPLGGLKAVVTLLCA; encoded by the coding sequence ATGCCTAACGGCCGGCAGCCGAACGTCTTTTCGAATGGCACGCTTCGCGACCGGCTGAAGCGCGTGGTCGGCATGGTGACCTTTCGGGTGGTCGCGTTCTCCTCGGCATGGGCGATCATCGCGCTTGTCGTCATTGCAACCGTCAGTTCGGCACTCTTCCGGCAAGTCAGCCACCGCGGGTTCGACAGCGTGTTGTCGGCGCATCTTTTCAACCTGATCGCCTCGGTCAGCGCATCGGAAACCGGCCGCCTGTCAGGCACGCCCAATCTCGGCGATCTTCGCTTCTCCCAGCCACTTTCGGGCTGGTATTGGTCGGTCGAGCCCGCCTCGCAGGCTCTGCGCAACAGCCTGCATTCGCCTTCCCTTGCTGCGTCGGCCCCGCCGGACGTTCCGGACAACGTGCCGTTCGATGAAAATTTCCAGCGTGAATATGTGGTCACGGGCCCTGGCGGCGAACAGGTGGAGGTGCTGGAGGCCGAGGTCGTGCTCGGGGAGGACGAACGCATCGCCCGGTTCAGGGTCATGGGCAACCTGAGCGAGCTGGAAGAGGAAATCGCCGCCTTCGCCCGCAGGCTGTTCGGCTATCTGGCGATCTTCGGCCTGGGCATGATCCTGATCAATGTCGTGGCGATCCTTCTGGCTCTGCGACCGTTACGCGGCATCCGGCATGCGCTCGCGAACATCCGTGCCGGCAGCGCCGAGCGCCTTGCCGGCCCCTTCCCGACGGAGATCGCGCCCTTGGCCGAGGAAACCAACGCGCTGATCGAAAGCAATCGGCGGATCGTCGAGCGGTCGCGGAAGCAGGTGGGCAATCTGGCGCACTCGCTGAAGACGCCGCTCGCGGTGCTCATGAACGAGGGCGATGCGCTCGGCGGCGAGCGTGGCCGGCTGATCGCCGGGCAGGCCGCGGCAATGCAGACGCAGATCGACCATTACCTGCAGCGGGCCCGCGCGGCAGCCCAGCACGGCACGCTGTCGTTTCGCACGCCGGTGAACGCGACGCTGGAGCGCCTGGCGCGGGTGACGGCGAAGCTGAACAGCGACAGGCGGCTGGACCTGAAGCTGCCCGACGCGGAACTCGTCTTCGCGGGAGAGCGCGAGGATCTCGAGGAGATCGCCGGAAATCTGCTGGAAAATGCCATGAAGTGGTCTCGCTCCCGCGTCGTGCTGTCGCTGCATGCAGTTTCTGGCGAGGAAGGAAGCGAGGGCTGCTTCTCCATAGTGATCGAAGACGACGGGCCCGGAATCCCGCCGGAACAGGCCCGGCAGGCGCTGAAGCGCGGCCGGCGTCTCGATGAGAGCAAGCCTGGAACCGGCCTCGGCCTGGCGATCGTCGCCGACCTGGTGGAAGAATATAACGGCAAGCTTGCCTTGGAGCGTTCGCCTCTCGGCGGGCTGAAAGCGGTGGTAACGCTGCTGTGCGCCTGA